From Coleofasciculus sp. FACHB-T130, a single genomic window includes:
- a CDS encoding NB-ARC domain-containing protein: MSASLKKKLHEEFNRKYKPEGKRALMQEFLSAWRKQLNTLEPSRQALQAILNSESRQTCEYRIANGLCHLLLNCSYDEWSEFSKNAPDNSQSLLSCPIGEQVVPQDSLSTTPGTRCWEENGTLNAPAEAPLERGKKRQWGLFIPNPRCRMVWGRESFIQEVLNRLDDPAELSIFSLSGSPGYGKSEAASQIAKEALDRNLFADVVWVTARQSEWVDGYISQEKQFEALTWKKFLNEIAHQLDCPPERVHQRLRAEKLLVVLDNAETAQVEDILANLIKMLNPSRALITSRHRTKPPYVRLIEIPGLEERWSSKLLEDEAKYNNISVIKQASNEQLYQMHQLSCGAPLALHFLAGRVFHDQALEPILSELKLASRQVETFYRFCLEAAWQRINVAAKSVLRYMGGVDVTVSRAELSQVGELLDSELDAALADLRRWYLIEDVQDELGSPRYDLHPWVRSSVRGGLVEKWQSSLEDLDKDSYREI; the protein is encoded by the coding sequence TTGTCCGCAAGCTTAAAGAAAAAGCTACACGAAGAATTCAACAGAAAGTACAAGCCTGAAGGCAAGCGTGCCTTAATGCAAGAATTTTTGAGTGCGTGGCGGAAACAACTCAATACACTTGAACCCTCCCGCCAAGCTTTACAAGCAATTTTGAACTCGGAGAGCCGCCAAACCTGCGAGTATCGGATTGCCAATGGCTTATGTCATCTGTTATTGAACTGTTCCTATGATGAATGGAGCGAGTTTTCTAAGAATGCTCCGGACAATTCTCAGAGCTTGCTATCCTGTCCAATCGGGGAACAGGTCGTTCCTCAAGACTCCTTGTCTACTACTCCTGGTACAAGATGCTGGGAGGAGAATGGAACCCTCAACGCCCCAGCCGAAGCACCACTAGAGCGGGGCAAAAAACGCCAGTGGGGCTTGTTTATCCCTAATCCGCGATGTCGAATGGTGTGGGGGCGAGAAAGCTTCATTCAAGAAGTATTGAACCGCCTAGACGATCCCGCCGAACTCTCTATTTTTTCCCTCAGCGGCAGTCCAGGGTATGGCAAATCTGAAGCTGCCAGCCAAATTGCGAAAGAAGCACTCGACAGAAATCTGTTCGCGGATGTGGTGTGGGTGACAGCGAGGCAAAGTGAGTGGGTGGATGGTTACATCAGCCAGGAAAAGCAGTTTGAGGCGCTGACGTGGAAGAAATTTTTAAATGAAATTGCGCATCAACTGGATTGTCCCCCTGAGCGAGTTCACCAGCGTTTGAGAGCAGAGAAATTGCTTGTCGTCTTGGATAATGCGGAGACCGCACAAGTTGAAGATATTCTGGCGAACCTTATCAAAATGCTCAACCCCAGTCGGGCACTGATTACCAGCCGACACCGAACTAAACCTCCCTATGTAAGATTAATTGAAATCCCAGGACTCGAAGAAAGATGGTCGTCTAAATTGTTGGAGGATGAGGCAAAATACAACAACATTTCGGTAATCAAGCAGGCAAGCAACGAACAGCTTTATCAAATGCATCAATTGTCTTGTGGCGCACCCTTAGCACTGCATTTCCTGGCTGGGCGAGTATTCCACGATCAAGCACTTGAGCCAATCTTGTCGGAATTAAAGCTTGCCAGCCGACAAGTTGAGACCTTCTACCGCTTCTGTCTGGAGGCAGCGTGGCAGCGAATCAATGTGGCAGCAAAAAGTGTACTGCGTTATATGGGCGGGGTAGATGTAACGGTTAGCAGAGCCGAGTTGTCTCAAGTTGGGGAATTGTTGGATTCAGAGTTGGATGCGGCACTGGCAGATCTGAGACGATGGTATTTGATTGAAGACGTACAAGATGAGCTAGGCAGTCCCCGCTACGATCTGCATCCTTGGGTGAGAAGCAGCGTGCGCGGAGGATTGGTAGAAAAGTGGCAATCGTCGCTGGAAGACTTGGATAAAGATAGCTACCGGGAAATTTGA
- a CDS encoding shikimate kinase — protein MEKSNQKLRDRLKGINVYLIGMMGAGKTSVGRLLAQHLDYHFFDTDAVIEQVAKKSINEIFASDGEESFRKLESQVLSELSAYTKLAIATGGGIILKRENWSYLQHGLVVWLDVPVELLVARLQNDTTRPLLKNADIATEFPKRFEQRKPLYAQADLHITIGEGQTPEQIATQVIEAIPSVLKPKQENNGQ, from the coding sequence ATGGAAAAAAGCAATCAGAAACTACGCGACCGACTCAAGGGCATCAATGTCTATCTCATTGGCATGATGGGTGCGGGAAAGACAAGCGTAGGACGCTTATTGGCACAGCATCTGGATTATCACTTTTTCGATACCGACGCGGTGATTGAGCAAGTTGCCAAAAAATCGATTAATGAGATTTTTGCCAGTGACGGGGAAGAAAGCTTTCGGAAGCTGGAAAGCCAAGTGCTGTCCGAATTGTCGGCTTATACGAAGTTAGCGATCGCTACTGGCGGCGGTATTATCCTGAAGCGAGAAAATTGGAGCTATCTCCAACACGGTCTCGTCGTATGGCTGGATGTCCCTGTGGAACTTTTAGTCGCCCGTTTGCAAAACGATACCACCCGACCTCTGTTAAAAAATGCTGACATCGCGACCGAATTCCCAAAGCGTTTTGAGCAACGGAAACCACTCTATGCCCAAGCCGATCTGCACATCACCATTGGCGAGGGGCAAACTCCCGAACAAATTGCTACGCAAGTCATCGAAGCCATTCCCTCAGTTCTCAAGCCAAAGCAAGAGAATAACGGTCAGTAA
- the argB gene encoding acetylglutamate kinase, whose product MLNDSEYLKKAEATRVRVLSEALPYIQQFAGRTVVVKYGGAAMKDASLKDKVMRDIVFLSCVGLRPVVVHGGGPEINSWLGKLGIEPQFKNGLRVTDAATMEVVEMVLVGRVNKEIVSLINRAGGSAVGLCGTDGNLIKARPEGVEGIGFVGEVNSIDIKLLQSLVSSGYIPVVSSVATDDSGQAYNINADTVAGELAAALGAEKLILLTDTAGILQDYKDPSTLIAKVDIAEARRLIENGVVGGGMIPKVKCCVRSLAQGVRATHIIDGRIPHALLLEIFTDAGIGSMIIASEFMT is encoded by the coding sequence ATGCTTAACGATAGCGAATACCTCAAGAAAGCTGAAGCGACTCGTGTTCGAGTGCTAAGCGAAGCACTTCCCTACATCCAGCAATTTGCCGGTCGCACCGTTGTCGTCAAATACGGCGGCGCGGCGATGAAAGACGCTTCGCTCAAAGATAAGGTAATGCGCGACATTGTATTCTTATCCTGTGTAGGCTTGCGTCCCGTCGTGGTACATGGCGGTGGTCCAGAAATAAACTCTTGGCTGGGCAAACTGGGAATCGAACCCCAATTTAAAAATGGCCTGCGCGTGACCGATGCCGCCACAATGGAGGTGGTGGAAATGGTTTTAGTGGGTCGGGTCAATAAAGAAATTGTCTCCTTAATTAACCGTGCTGGCGGTTCCGCTGTTGGACTTTGCGGCACAGATGGCAACTTGATCAAAGCCCGTCCAGAAGGGGTAGAGGGCATTGGTTTTGTGGGAGAAGTAAACAGTATTGATATCAAGCTTTTGCAGTCGCTGGTCAGTAGCGGATATATCCCTGTAGTGTCTAGCGTGGCAACCGATGACAGTGGACAAGCCTATAACATCAATGCGGATACCGTAGCTGGGGAACTTGCGGCAGCTTTGGGGGCAGAAAAGTTGATTTTGCTCACAGATACAGCAGGGATCTTGCAGGATTACAAAGATCCCTCCACTCTGATTGCCAAAGTGGATATCGCCGAAGCGAGACGTCTGATTGAGAACGGTGTTGTGGGCGGTGGGATGATTCCCAAGGTCAAATGTTGCGTGCGATCGCTTGCTCAAGGCGTTCGGGCTACTCATATTATTGACGGTCGTATTCCCCACGCACTGCTATTAGAAATTTTCACCGACGCCGGTATCGGCTCGATGATTATCGCCTCTGAGTTTATGACTTAG
- a CDS encoding tetratricopeptide repeat protein, with amino-acid sequence MNSETQDIIKTEYQTGTAAFERGDYRQSVQHLEKASSLVTRNSRLGGEILIWLVTAYEAAGQTTEAIALCKQLRHHPDPQTSKQSRRLLYIMEAPQLSRRPEWLTEIPDLTTLADSEPEFRRGSNLQGATKTPQKRPEPEPIDLSQVNTKDNLFIWVALVAIGLTLGGLAWFNF; translated from the coding sequence GTGAATTCAGAAACCCAGGACATTATTAAAACCGAGTACCAGACTGGCACAGCGGCATTTGAACGTGGAGATTACCGCCAGTCAGTGCAGCATTTAGAGAAGGCAAGTAGCTTGGTGACGCGGAACTCCCGATTGGGAGGAGAAATCTTGATTTGGCTGGTGACGGCTTATGAAGCAGCAGGACAAACAACAGAAGCGATAGCTCTCTGCAAACAGCTGCGACATCATCCCGATCCACAAACTAGCAAGCAAAGCCGTCGCTTACTCTACATTATGGAAGCCCCGCAACTCAGCAGGCGTCCAGAATGGTTGACAGAGATTCCCGATCTCACAACTCTCGCTGACAGCGAACCGGAATTTCGCCGGGGGAGCAATCTTCAGGGTGCTACGAAAACTCCTCAAAAGCGTCCAGAACCGGAACCCATCGATCTCAGCCAAGTAAATACCAAGGACAATTTGTTTATTTGGGTTGCCTTGGTTGCCATTGGTTTGACACTCGGTGGATTAGCTTGGTTTAATTTTTGA
- a CDS encoding metallopeptidase TldD-related protein, with protein sequence MTDATLEQILKLAKGRTDSAEVYYLSSQDTPVEFENNRLKSLQTKALQGVALRVLHEGRLGFASSTDLTRLEDLVDAAVQTSEIGDKAEFEFAADVQVTEPEKKYTPPATQELVEVGDRLISQIHDYNSDILVDVGFHVRTNNVKIATSADVYASRTSQVVSASLSGNLVRGEDFLQVYSSDIAREGVPDFNRLLEDLLRKYALAEQPATIQSGSFPVLFNPRAAASAIGRLFKTVLSGQSIVQKASPLVGKLGETLFDERLNLFEDPSIGPSACAFDDEGTPTRRKVLIEKGTVKEFYWDRRWAARAGCESTGNGFRGGLSRPSPELVNLCFAPGKTSTADLIASMDEGVIVDQVLGAGQSNQMAGEFSVNLDLGYKVEKGQIVGRVKNTMVAGSIFEAFKNLVDLGDKPEWVGGGSFLPSLLFQQLGVAARQG encoded by the coding sequence GTGACTGATGCGACGCTGGAGCAGATTCTGAAATTGGCGAAGGGACGAACCGACTCCGCTGAGGTTTACTATCTATCAAGCCAAGACACACCAGTTGAGTTTGAAAACAATCGCTTAAAATCCCTGCAAACCAAAGCACTGCAAGGAGTCGCGCTGCGGGTGCTACACGAGGGGAGGCTGGGTTTTGCCAGTTCCACAGACTTGACGCGGCTGGAAGATTTGGTGGATGCTGCCGTACAAACTTCAGAAATTGGCGACAAGGCTGAGTTTGAATTTGCTGCGGATGTACAGGTGACGGAACCGGAAAAAAAATATACGCCACCAGCAACCCAGGAATTAGTGGAAGTGGGCGATCGCTTAATTTCTCAAATCCACGACTACAACTCCGATATTCTGGTAGATGTGGGGTTCCACGTCCGGACAAATAACGTAAAAATTGCAACCAGTGCGGATGTCTACGCCTCGCGCACTAGCCAAGTTGTCAGTGCCAGCCTTTCGGGGAATTTGGTACGGGGTGAAGATTTTCTCCAGGTTTATAGCTCCGATATTGCCCGTGAAGGCGTCCCAGATTTTAATCGCCTTCTAGAAGATTTGTTACGAAAATACGCTCTAGCAGAGCAGCCAGCGACCATTCAGAGCGGATCTTTCCCCGTTCTGTTTAATCCTAGAGCTGCCGCTAGTGCCATCGGACGCCTATTTAAAACGGTTCTCTCCGGTCAAAGTATCGTCCAAAAAGCCTCTCCTCTGGTCGGTAAACTGGGCGAAACCCTATTTGACGAACGCTTAAATTTATTTGAAGATCCCAGCATCGGGCCATCTGCCTGTGCTTTTGACGATGAAGGAACGCCCACCCGTCGCAAAGTGCTTATCGAGAAAGGCACGGTAAAAGAATTTTATTGGGATCGGCGCTGGGCAGCCAGGGCGGGCTGTGAGTCAACAGGAAACGGCTTTCGGGGTGGTTTGTCGCGTCCCAGCCCAGAGTTAGTAAATCTCTGCTTTGCGCCTGGGAAGACATCGACAGCGGATTTAATTGCCAGCATGGATGAGGGGGTGATTGTGGATCAGGTTCTCGGTGCTGGACAGTCGAATCAAATGGCGGGAGAGTTTTCTGTCAATCTGGATTTAGGCTACAAGGTAGAAAAAGGTCAGATTGTCGGTCGAGTCAAGAATACGATGGTGGCTGGTAGTATTTTTGAGGCGTTTAAAAATTTGGTGGATTTGGGCGATAAGCCGGAATGGGTAGGCGGGGGTAGTTTCTTGCC